In the genome of Vicia villosa cultivar HV-30 ecotype Madison, WI linkage group LG7, Vvil1.0, whole genome shotgun sequence, one region contains:
- the LOC131618597 gene encoding autophagy-related protein 3-like, translating into MVLSQKLHEAFKGTMERFTGPRTVSAFKEKGVLTVSEFIVAGDNLVAKCPTWSWETCEPSKRKPYLPCDKQFLITRKVPCLRRVASIEEEYEAAGGEVLLDDEDNDGWLATHGKPKVIKSDEDENFPSMESLEISEKSSIKPVSSSLEGEDDEDIPDMAEFTEYDNIIETDPATLPSTYLVAHEPDDDNILRTRTYDISITYDQYYQTPRVWLTGYHESGMLLQPELVFEDVSQDHARKTVTIENHPHLPGKHASIHPCQHGAVMKKIIHVLMSRGVEPQVDKYLFLFLKFMASVIPTIEYDYTMDFDLGSFCN; encoded by the exons ATGGTTCTTTCTCAAAAGCTTCACGAAGCTTTCAAAGGCACTATGGAGAGATTTACAGGCCCAAGAACCGTTTCCGCCTTCAAAGAGAAAGGAGTTCTTACCGTCTCCGAATTCATCGTCGCCGGTGATAATCTCGTTGCTAAATGCCCCACTTGGTCATG GGAAACGTGTGAGCCAAGCAAGAGGAAGCCATACTTACCATGTGACAAACAATTCTTGATTACTAGAAAGG TCCCTTGTCTGCGGAGAGTTGCGTCTATTGAAGAAGAATATGAAGCTGCCGGAGGGGAAGTTCTACTTGATGATGAAGATAATGATGGATGGCTAGCAACTCATGGAAAACCTAAAG TAATTAAATCGGACGAAGATGAGAATTTCCCTTCCATGGAAAGTCTAGAAATCAGCGAAAAGAGTTCTATTAAGCCAGTTTCTTCCTCCCTTGAAGGtgaggacgatgaagatattcCTGATATGGCAGAGTTTACAGAATATGACAACATTATTGAGACTGATCCG GCCACTCTTCCGTCCACATATCTAGTAGCTCATGAACCTGATGATGATAATATTCTACGAACTCGCACCTATGATATCAGCATCAC GTATGATCAGTATTATCAGACACCTCGTGTGTGGCTTACTGGATACCatgag TCAGGAATGCTATTGCAACCAGAACTTGTCTTTGAAGACGTTAGTCAAGACCATGCACGCAAAACG GTAACAATTGAGAACCATCCTCACTTGCCTGGAAAACATGCATCTATTCATCCTTGTCAACATGGAGCAGTGATGAAGAAAATCATTCATGTGTTGATGTCACGTGGAGTTGAGCCTCAAGTTGACAAGTATCTGTTTTTATTCTTGAAATTTATGGCTTCTGTTATTCCAACAATCGAGTATGATTACACCATGGACTTCGATCTCGGTAGCTTCTGTAATTGA